The Plasmodium berghei ANKA genome assembly, chromosome: 5 genomic sequence aatagttatttcatttttgtaAACTTAGCCAAggcaaatataaattatttaaaagtCAAATTTgcttcaattttttttttgtgtctctatatataaatatgtataaatattccTACAATATGCGATAACAAttgaatatattacattACTATCACGTAAATAACAAGTAATGCAATAATACTGATTATTGACATTCCGTTCATAAAACTGCTATTTGATGGCGTTTCGCTACCAGTACCTGGTGCTTGGGGTTTGGAAACACACTCATAATGTTTTCCAGTCAATTTGCATTCTTCTGCAGCTTTACATTTCAATAAACATTTAGTTTCTCCTGTACCTGTGCATTTACCATTCTGTAAAATTTTTCCTATATCACATGAGCATACTGGATTGTTAGGGTTAATAGAATCAAGTATACATTTTCCAGCGTTACATTCATAGTTATAACATCTTGTTGgcttacatatattttgtgaTAACATATATCCATTTGTACACATACATACAAAAGCTTTTTCTAAGCCAAAATTTCCCTGGTTTATACATATAGAATATTCACCACatactttatttatattttcgaGTTTATCACACTTAACAATTGGCTCGCAAGTGTTTTCAGTTTTTAATGCATATCCAGAAGGACATTTACATTCGTAATGATTACTCATTTGAATTAGTTTTCCACCTTTACATATCGTGTCTACAGTGATCTTTGCATTATTATATCGTATTGCAAGTtggataaaaaataaaaaaataaaactgtatttaaaattcattttcgtgaaaatttaatataaaataattgttaaaataactgttatgatataattttatgaaattgttttgtttttttacgTAAATTATgagaatataaataatgttaaacttaaaaaaatgtataaaatggaataaaaataaaatatatattataaaataatatattatagaattgatatttattttaatttgctcactt encodes the following:
- a CDS encoding ookinete surface protein P28 codes for the protein MNFKYSFIFLFFIQLAIRYNNAKITVDTICKGGKLIQMSNHYECKCPSGYALKTENTCEPIVKCDKLENINKVCGEYSICINQGNFGLEKAFVCMCTNGYMLSQNICKPTRCYNYECNAGKCILDSINPNNPVCSCDIGKILQNGKCTGTGETKCLLKCKAAEECKLTGKHYECVSKPQAPGTGSETPSNSSFMNGMSIISIIALLVIYVIVM